One stretch of Helicobacter jaachi DNA includes these proteins:
- a CDS encoding KdsC family phosphatase produces MIKLLVFDVDGTLSDGKVYYTQSGEEIKSFDIRDGLAISVWNRYLARPSAIITGRDSQIVRKRAAEVGIEHIFMGVENKAEVLRNLLAQLNLADSEVACIGDDLNDLGMFRICKKAYMPSNGAKALKKYAYKILKSRGGDGAVREMIEDVLKLNGDKKLEKYFL; encoded by the coding sequence ATGATTAAGCTTTTAGTATTTGATGTAGATGGCACATTAAGCGATGGCAAGGTGTATTACACGCAAAGTGGGGAGGAGATAAAGAGCTTTGATATACGCGATGGGTTAGCTATTAGCGTGTGGAATCGTTATCTAGCGCGTCCAAGTGCTATTATCACGGGCAGAGATTCTCAAATCGTGCGCAAACGCGCTGCTGAAGTGGGTATAGAACATATTTTTATGGGTGTGGAAAATAAGGCAGAAGTGCTAAGAAATCTATTAGCACAACTTAATCTTGCAGATTCTGAAGTGGCGTGCATAGGCGATGATTTGAATGACTTAGGTATGTTTAGAATCTGCAAAAAAGCCTATATGCCAAGTAATGGCGCAAAGGCTTTAAAAAAATATGCCTATAAGATTCTCAAATCGCGCGGCGGAGATGGCGCTGTGCGCGAAATGATAGAAGATGTGCTAAAACTCAATGGAGACAAAAAGCTTGAAAAATATTTCTTATAG
- the hisB gene encoding imidazoleglycerol-phosphate dehydratase HisB: MIELTRKTKETDIALSLSIYGSGNAHIQSGVGFFNHMLEALTKHSLMDLNLQCKGDTHIDGHHSVEDCGILLGQALAQGIYPVQGIERFGNASVVMDEACAECDIDVSNRAFLVFDTHAYKLPFKGMVGELDVELVEEFFRALSFNAHLSVHIVLKRGKNLHHIIEAMFKAFGVSLRRALTLNPRILTPSTKGVL, from the coding sequence GTGATAGAGCTTACACGCAAAACCAAAGAGACAGATATTGCGCTTTCACTTTCAATCTATGGCAGTGGCAATGCGCATATACAAAGCGGGGTTGGATTTTTTAATCATATGCTAGAAGCACTCACTAAGCATTCGCTTATGGATTTAAATTTGCAATGCAAGGGTGATACGCACATTGATGGACATCATAGCGTAGAGGATTGTGGCATACTCTTAGGGCAGGCATTAGCTCAAGGGATTTATCCGGTGCAGGGCATTGAGCGATTTGGCAATGCAAGTGTAGTAATGGACGAAGCATGCGCAGAGTGTGATATTGATGTGAGTAATCGGGCATTTTTAGTCTTTGATACGCATGCGTATAAATTGCCCTTTAAGGGTATGGTAGGGGAGCTTGATGTGGAGCTTGTGGAGGAGTTTTTCCGTGCGCTAAGCTTTAATGCGCACTTAAGCGTGCATATTGTGCTAAAAAGGGGTAAAAATTTGCATCACATTATTGAGGCGATGTTTAAGGCTTTTGGCGTGAGTTTGCGCCGCGCGCTGACTTTAAATCCTAGAATCCTCACTCCATCGACAAAAGGTGTATTATGA
- a CDS encoding septal ring lytic transglycosylase RlpA family protein: MKAYMRFCVFALCCGVLGAFLGCAEKSTPWGQESGTKAKGFNDSFDDLDAFNQGITPNIGGTSMRESPAIQEATMRPYQVAGKWYYPEKVSLGDKFDGYASWYGPDFHAKQTSNGETYNMYAHTAAHKTFPMNTVVKVLNVENGKSTIVRINDRGPFVEGRIIDLSNAAAQDIDMVKVGTAKVRLEVIGFGGVINKESNVQNVQSDDIIGGEFKVDNTPKSVSGGDFAIQVGAFRRSEGARITQERYSHMPPYQSVMKEFELDGAPIYRVFLRGFKSEQEARDFLKKNTQIQGGFFIRD, encoded by the coding sequence ATGAAAGCATATATGAGATTTTGTGTATTTGCTCTATGTTGTGGTGTTTTGGGCGCGTTTTTAGGCTGTGCGGAGAAAAGCACGCCATGGGGGCAAGAGAGCGGCACAAAGGCGAAAGGCTTTAATGATAGTTTTGATGATTTAGATGCGTTTAATCAAGGTATTACGCCAAATATTGGTGGCACATCAATGAGAGAATCTCCTGCCATACAAGAAGCCACTATGCGCCCTTATCAAGTGGCAGGCAAGTGGTATTATCCTGAAAAAGTGAGTCTTGGAGATAAGTTTGATGGCTATGCGAGTTGGTATGGACCTGATTTTCATGCAAAGCAAACTTCAAATGGCGAAACTTACAATATGTATGCCCACACAGCTGCGCATAAGACTTTCCCTATGAATACAGTCGTAAAAGTGCTCAATGTCGAAAATGGCAAAAGCACCATTGTGCGCATAAATGATAGAGGTCCATTTGTGGAGGGACGCATTATTGATTTAAGCAATGCCGCCGCGCAAGATATTGATATGGTAAAAGTTGGCACGGCTAAAGTGCGACTAGAAGTGATTGGCTTTGGCGGGGTGATTAATAAAGAAAGCAATGTGCAAAATGTGCAGAGTGATGATATTATCGGCGGTGAATTTAAAGTAGATAATACGCCAAAATCTGTAAGCGGAGGGGATTTTGCTATTCAAGTGGGTGCATTTAGGCGCAGTGAGGGTGCGCGCATAACGCAAGAGCGATATTCACATATGCCGCCATATCAAAGTGTAATGAAAGAATTTGAGCTTGATGGCGCGCCTATTTATCGTGTGTTTTTGCGAGGATTTAAAAGCGAGCAAGAGGCACGCGATTTTTTAAAGAAAAATACGCAGATTCAGGGGGGATTTTTTATCCGTGATTAG
- a CDS encoding lytic transglycosylase domain-containing protein, with protein sequence MLKTLWNTSLWSISRGSFYKRAYKHCLAWIFLSFCALVAVAEDNDFYPMTYNAYTNNVLNSFGVRASFITAIADNAKAQRIQDKWQYFAQRFEHSYEFIPTLKNMIAKEQIPQEFLFLAMAESEFNASAKSKAKAIGIWQIMPATARGLGLEISDYIDERKDPIKSTEAAIKYLKYLYESTGEWYLAAMAYNCGLGRLKRGIEEAGGDKSIETLLDDEAQYIPAETRNYIRTILAMSLLFNDVDFLKSQNMDYLLNRGATDSIASVSVKGGISLSSIAKSAKISLSELQKYNRHFTRSILPPGNKRYNVYLPYDKLRTFKQNFDESKQKQSVFITHIVQKGENLGSIARAYKTSVKELQAVNNIKGSRIVANQKLTIPIMKAKLADRR encoded by the coding sequence ATGCTTAAAACACTTTGGAATACAAGCCTTTGGAGCATAAGTAGGGGAAGCTTTTATAAGCGGGCATACAAACATTGTCTTGCGTGGATTTTTCTTAGCTTTTGCGCACTAGTGGCGGTGGCGGAGGATAATGACTTTTATCCTATGACTTATAATGCTTATACTAATAATGTGCTTAACTCATTTGGCGTGCGTGCGAGCTTTATCACCGCTATTGCCGATAATGCAAAAGCACAGAGAATCCAAGATAAATGGCAGTATTTCGCCCAACGCTTTGAGCATAGCTATGAGTTTATCCCCACGCTTAAAAATATGATTGCAAAGGAGCAAATCCCACAAGAATTCCTCTTTCTTGCTATGGCAGAATCTGAATTTAATGCGAGCGCTAAAAGTAAGGCAAAAGCCATAGGGATTTGGCAGATTATGCCTGCTACGGCGCGGGGATTGGGGCTAGAGATTAGTGATTATATCGATGAGCGCAAAGACCCTATTAAAAGCACAGAGGCGGCTATAAAATATTTAAAATACTTATATGAATCTACAGGCGAGTGGTATCTGGCTGCGATGGCGTATAATTGTGGGCTAGGGCGATTAAAAAGAGGTATTGAGGAGGCTGGCGGAGATAAAAGCATAGAGACGCTCTTAGATGATGAAGCGCAATATATCCCGGCTGAAACGCGCAATTACATACGCACGATTTTGGCTATGAGCTTGCTTTTTAATGATGTGGATTTTTTAAAATCACAAAATATGGACTATTTGCTTAATCGTGGCGCGACAGATAGCATTGCAAGCGTGAGTGTCAAAGGAGGCATTTCTCTAAGTAGCATTGCAAAGAGTGCGAAAATCTCTTTAAGTGAATTGCAAAAATACAATCGCCATTTCACGCGCTCTATTTTGCCTCCGGGGAATAAGCGCTACAATGTGTATTTGCCCTATGATAAACTGCGCACTTTTAAGCAAAATTTTGATGAGAGCAAACAAAAGCAATCAGTATTTATCACGCATATTGTGCAAAAAGGTGAGAATCTAGGCTCTATTGCGCGCGCTTATAAGACTTCAGTCAAAGAGCTGCAGGCGGTAAATAATATTAAAGGCTCGCGTATTGTGGCTAATCAAAAGCTTACTATTCCTATTATGAAGGCTAAACTTGCCGATAGACGATAG
- a CDS encoding TatD family hydrolase gives MIDTHCHLDSEQFDNDLQSVIARAKASNVRKVIIPGADITTLPKARRIASEYAHIYFAAGIHPTDINGFDKTKIIESAQDKKCVAIGECGLDYYYLPKEGTQAEIEHIKQAQKEAFIAQIELSIALKKPLIVHIREASADAFDILQNYPQAYGVLHCYNADRILLNLQERFYYGIGGVCTFKNARRLIEVLPLIPKERIVLETDAPYLTPHPHRGTRNEPHYIPLIMQKIAQVLETSEADIIESSTRNALELFGAL, from the coding sequence ATGATAGACACGCATTGCCATCTTGATAGTGAGCAATTTGACAATGATTTACAAAGTGTCATCGCGCGTGCCAAAGCTAGCAATGTGCGTAAAGTCATTATCCCCGGTGCGGATATTACCACACTGCCCAAAGCTCGGCGCATAGCTAGTGAGTATGCGCATATATATTTTGCTGCGGGCATTCACCCCACTGATATTAATGGCTTTGATAAGACAAAAATTATAGAATCTGCGCAGGATAAAAAATGCGTGGCTATCGGCGAGTGCGGCTTAGATTATTACTATTTGCCAAAAGAAGGCACGCAAGCAGAAATTGAGCATATAAAACAGGCACAAAAAGAGGCGTTTATAGCCCAAATTGAGCTATCTATAGCTTTAAAAAAGCCTTTAATTGTGCATATTAGGGAGGCAAGCGCTGATGCGTTTGATATTTTGCAAAACTATCCACAAGCTTATGGCGTGCTACATTGCTATAACGCCGATAGAATCTTGCTCAATTTGCAGGAGCGGTTTTACTATGGCATTGGCGGTGTATGCACTTTTAAAAACGCGCGGCGACTTATTGAGGTGCTGCCACTTATCCCAAAGGAACGCATTGTGCTTGAAACAGACGCGCCCTATCTTACGCCTCACCCTCATCGAGGCACACGCAATGAGCCGCACTATATTCCACTTATTATGCAAAAAATCGCGCAAGTGCTAGAGACTAGCGAGGCAGATATTATAGAATCTAGCACGCGCAATGCTTTAGAACTCTTTGGAGCATTATAA
- the ribE gene encoding riboflavin synthase produces MFSGLVREIAQVKSFSRNTLAVITTHKARIGDSIAINGACLTAIDFFKGGIAMELSKHTQQTIALENYAQGQHVHLEPALQVGDRLDGHIVQGHIDGVGRVSGIKHYAHSSDFWIESSSQILSFIVPKGSICVEGISLTITESTHNAFKLTLIPHTLQHTLFGDFKVGRRVNIETDIITRSVVSTLKHILDTRGITNDASLTWREIDSISLGF; encoded by the coding sequence ATGTTTAGCGGATTGGTTCGAGAAATCGCGCAAGTAAAAAGCTTTTCGCGCAATACCCTTGCAGTTATAACCACACACAAAGCGCGTATCGGAGATTCTATTGCCATCAATGGCGCATGCCTCACAGCCATAGATTTTTTTAAAGGTGGCATAGCAATGGAGCTAAGCAAACACACGCAGCAAACTATCGCGCTTGAAAACTACGCACAAGGGCAGCATGTGCATTTAGAGCCAGCGCTACAGGTGGGCGATAGGCTTGATGGGCATATCGTGCAGGGGCATATTGATGGCGTAGGGCGCGTGAGTGGTATCAAGCATTATGCGCATTCGAGTGATTTTTGGATAGAATCTAGCAGCCAGATTCTATCTTTTATCGTGCCTAAAGGCTCAATATGCGTGGAGGGCATAAGTCTAACTATTACAGAATCTACGCACAATGCCTTTAAGCTCACACTTATCCCGCATACCTTGCAACACACGCTTTTTGGGGACTTTAAAGTAGGGCGGCGCGTAAATATTGAGACAGATATTATCACGCGCAGTGTGGTAAGCACGCTTAAGCATATCCTTGATACGCGAGGTATTACAAATGATGCAAGCCTTACTTGGCGGGAGATTGATAGCATTTCACTAGGATTTTAA
- a CDS encoding EscU/YscU/HrcU family type III secretion system export apparatus switch protein: protein MTNKKAVALAYNAQNDNAPRVVAKGRDELALRIIAKAQEFDVPLFCNALLVDSLLSLPLDSQIPPDMYNAVVEVFVWLLKCEKNAQLSKDIDV from the coding sequence ATGACAAATAAAAAAGCTGTGGCACTCGCCTATAATGCACAAAATGACAATGCCCCGCGGGTCGTGGCAAAGGGCAGAGATGAGCTAGCATTGCGCATTATCGCAAAAGCGCAAGAATTTGATGTGCCGCTTTTTTGCAATGCCTTGCTTGTGGATTCGCTGCTTTCTTTGCCCTTAGATTCTCAAATCCCGCCAGATATGTATAATGCCGTTGTAGAAGTATTTGTATGGCTTTTAAAATGTGAAAAAAACGCGCAATTAAGCAAGGATATAGATGTATGA
- a CDS encoding ABC transporter permease, with protein sequence MKNFIHFFKRELNGFINDRFSLFLCTLAPLLIGLFMWGVFNQSFVRNMPIGIVDLDKSPLSRELAQNLDAIPALSVSRNYESLEQAKADISSVKIYAVVVFPKGLEMHSKKGVITEIPIYYNAQLILIAKAIEASFKQLILTSNVKAKLAKNLIHTYNLNAAIAKSSPILSQITPLYNINNSYLQFLLTGILPCSLIMLMITCVINALARDEQDVGFIKGKKSQMPEVGARVYILTKVFAYVAIFSLWWAVMMMFFASLGFECRGSYATLYCGMFLTLLAYGGVGVFAYAVLRDHTRALSAAAIYCAPSFAFAGLTFPVNSMGAFASFWHSILPISHYLKLYVQVANYGLDFASVARTMCEILPFVLFLAFGIIVYRKREHID encoded by the coding sequence ATGAAAAATTTTATACATTTTTTTAAGCGTGAGCTTAATGGATTTATAAATGATAGATTTTCACTTTTCCTTTGCACGCTCGCGCCTTTGCTTATTGGGCTGTTTATGTGGGGAGTTTTTAACCAAAGTTTTGTGCGGAATATGCCTATTGGTATCGTGGATTTAGACAAAAGCCCATTGAGCAGGGAGCTAGCACAGAATCTTGATGCCATACCTGCCCTTAGTGTATCGCGAAACTATGAGAGCTTAGAGCAGGCTAAAGCAGATATAAGCAGTGTCAAAATTTATGCTGTAGTAGTCTTTCCTAAAGGGCTTGAAATGCATAGCAAAAAGGGCGTAATAACTGAAATTCCTATCTACTACAACGCACAGCTAATCCTTATTGCAAAAGCTATTGAGGCTTCATTTAAGCAGCTAATCCTCACAAGCAATGTCAAAGCAAAGCTTGCTAAAAATCTCATTCATACCTACAATCTCAATGCCGCCATTGCTAAAAGCTCGCCCATTCTTAGCCAAATCACGCCGCTTTATAATATCAATAATAGCTACTTGCAGTTTTTGCTTACAGGCATTCTGCCCTGCTCACTTATTATGCTTATGATTACTTGCGTGATTAATGCGCTAGCGCGTGATGAGCAAGATGTAGGCTTTATCAAAGGCAAAAAGTCTCAAATGCCAGAGGTGGGTGCGCGAGTGTATATTCTAACCAAAGTATTTGCGTATGTGGCAATCTTTTCGCTGTGGTGGGCGGTGATGATGATGTTTTTTGCCTCACTTGGCTTTGAATGTCGAGGAAGCTATGCTACGCTGTATTGCGGTATGTTTTTAACACTGCTTGCCTATGGTGGGGTGGGAGTGTTTGCCTATGCGGTGCTAAGAGACCATACGCGTGCGCTTTCTGCGGCTGCAATTTACTGCGCGCCTAGCTTTGCCTTTGCAGGTTTAACCTTTCCGGTAAATTCAATGGGAGCTTTTGCAAGCTTTTGGCATAGTATTTTGCCCATTAGCCACTATTTAAAGCTGTATGTGCAGGTGGCAAACTATGGCTTAGACTTTGCAAGCGTGGCGCGCACGATGTGCGAGATATTGCCTTTTGTGCTATTTCTTGCTTTTGGGATTATCGTGTATAGAAAAAGGGAGCATATTGATTAA
- a CDS encoding thioredoxin family protein, with product MIENINSTRFYEVIKQGCCVVDFSASWCPDCRHIEPMLEILDKEFAGKVSIYKISFDTESTLKNELNIRKIPTLIFYKNAKEVGERLIEPRSIDSIRAAFNALIS from the coding sequence ATGATAGAAAATATTAATAGCACTAGATTCTATGAGGTGATTAAGCAGGGGTGTTGCGTGGTGGATTTTAGCGCGTCTTGGTGTCCTGACTGCAGGCATATTGAACCTATGCTTGAGATATTAGACAAAGAATTTGCTGGGAAAGTGAGCATTTATAAAATAAGCTTTGATACAGAATCTACCCTTAAAAATGAACTAAATATCCGCAAAATCCCCACGCTTATATTTTACAAAAATGCCAAAGAGGTGGGCGAGCGCTTGATTGAGCCGCGCTCTATAGATAGCATTAGAGCAGCCTTTAATGCACTCATTAGCTAA
- a CDS encoding methyl-accepting chemotaxis protein, with product MSNELAVKPKKRASVGLMLGFGFGVLIVFCCVMVFISINRVNSINTSLTQINDINAVAQRYAIDFRGSVHDRAIAVRDVVLIGDEDKQGLQQLLEQISSLEKSYKSAEDNMKEKFVKTNMLNQDELTMLHNIESVQAKSMPLITQVLQARLSGNITKAQEILKTLSPQFTQWLFDINQFINYEERANTELTQNLRSDVVEFRILLLGLLACSIVFGVILAIVIIRQLLRMLGGEPRVASSIIARIASGNLAEKVTYKGEDSMLASIASMQAKLKEIVEFITHSSHQINDVALKVSQASHKAQDAAHTQMQGSKQVVEKIGQMNNSVIEVSNIAKQTEQNSLKSVEISTKGVEIINVTAQEIGKITEMISSSADNIRGLQQQSMEIGGSANLIAEIADQTNLLALNAAIEAARAGEHGRGFAVVADEVRKLAERTASTTAEIANMIKLIQDSIGTSVDAIEAIVPQIDKGQKLIMDSVQTLQEIQTQAQDSLQQAKSVASSSSQQESTMQSISDDMQGISSLSQETSLSLENASKTIDELESISNALKKYMAYFKI from the coding sequence ATGTCTAATGAATTAGCAGTTAAGCCAAAAAAGAGGGCGAGCGTAGGACTTATGCTTGGATTTGGCTTTGGGGTTTTAATCGTATTTTGCTGCGTTATGGTGTTTATAAGTATTAATCGCGTGAATAGTATTAATACTTCGCTCACACAAATTAATGACATTAACGCTGTGGCGCAAAGATATGCTATTGATTTTCGTGGCAGTGTGCATGATAGGGCGATTGCTGTGCGCGATGTGGTGCTTATTGGTGATGAGGATAAGCAGGGCTTGCAGCAGCTTTTGGAGCAAATTAGTAGTTTGGAGAAGTCCTATAAAAGCGCTGAAGATAACATGAAAGAAAAATTTGTAAAAACCAATATGCTTAATCAAGATGAGCTTACTATGCTGCACAATATAGAATCTGTGCAGGCTAAGAGTATGCCGCTCATCACTCAAGTGCTACAAGCGCGACTTTCGGGGAATATCACAAAGGCTCAAGAGATTTTAAAAACGCTCTCTCCTCAATTTACGCAATGGCTATTTGATATCAATCAATTTATCAATTATGAGGAGCGTGCAAACACGGAGCTTACGCAAAATCTAAGAAGTGATGTGGTGGAGTTTAGAATCTTACTTCTAGGGCTTTTAGCGTGTAGTATTGTGTTTGGTGTGATTTTGGCTATTGTGATTATACGCCAGCTTTTGCGTATGCTAGGTGGCGAACCACGCGTGGCTTCAAGCATTATTGCAAGGATTGCTAGCGGAAATTTAGCCGAAAAAGTGACGTATAAGGGCGAAGATTCTATGCTTGCCTCTATTGCCTCAATGCAGGCAAAACTCAAAGAAATTGTAGAATTTATCACGCACTCATCGCATCAAATCAATGATGTAGCCCTCAAAGTATCTCAAGCCTCGCATAAAGCTCAAGACGCAGCACATACACAAATGCAAGGCTCAAAGCAGGTAGTTGAGAAAATCGGGCAGATGAATAATTCAGTGATTGAAGTATCAAATATCGCTAAGCAAACAGAGCAAAACTCACTAAAAAGTGTGGAAATCTCTACCAAAGGTGTGGAAATCATTAATGTTACCGCGCAAGAAATTGGCAAAATCACAGAGATGATTAGCTCTTCAGCCGATAATATCCGCGGACTTCAGCAGCAGTCTATGGAAATTGGCGGCAGCGCTAATCTCATCGCAGAAATTGCAGACCAAACAAATTTGCTTGCCTTGAATGCTGCTATTGAAGCCGCACGCGCAGGCGAGCATGGGCGAGGCTTTGCGGTGGTGGCAGATGAGGTGAGAAAGCTTGCAGAGCGCACTGCTTCAACCACAGCTGAAATTGCTAATATGATTAAACTTATTCAAGATAGCATAGGCACTTCTGTTGATGCTATCGAAGCTATTGTGCCTCAAATTGATAAGGGGCAAAAGCTCATTATGGATTCTGTGCAGACATTGCAAGAAATCCAAACTCAAGCTCAAGATTCACTCCAGCAAGCCAAATCCGTAGCCTCTTCATCAAGTCAGCAAGAAAGCACCATGCAAAGCATTTCAGACGATATGCAGGGCATTTCCTCCCTTTCACAAGAAACCAGCCTATCGCTTGAAAATGCCAGCAAGACCATTGATGAGCTTGAAAGCATTTCAAACGCGCTAAAAAAATATATGGCTTACTTTAAAATATAA
- a CDS encoding ABC transporter substrate-binding protein has protein sequence MNVVKILGLVLSLVCAVVAKERLVVLDPASVEIIYELGSGEEIVAIAHLQQSQIAPVEKTSKLASVGSFSNPSIEKIVALKPTLVIVSSYSLGLQDRLKQLNIKTLYLEANRLSDLQKNITELAKILHKEQAGEELKARVEKELAALSQNPLNKSAVFLFSSNPLMGFADNSVIADILRVIGVKNLTPESQVARPIISSEFILKAKPDMLILGIEARDSKTLLEQNPALQNLDAAKNNQIFFYPQTHSLMRVSPSIVEKIKSLRCFLENSCPANAPSARHTQAH, from the coding sequence ATGAATGTAGTTAAGATTTTAGGGCTTGTGTTAAGCCTTGTGTGTGCGGTGGTGGCAAAAGAGCGGCTAGTGGTGCTAGACCCTGCAAGTGTAGAGATTATCTACGAGCTAGGCAGTGGGGAAGAAATTGTAGCCATTGCACATCTGCAGCAAAGTCAAATCGCGCCTGTGGAGAAAACAAGTAAGCTTGCAAGTGTGGGGAGCTTTTCAAATCCTTCTATTGAAAAGATTGTAGCACTTAAGCCTACGCTTGTGATTGTGAGCAGCTATTCACTAGGCTTGCAGGATAGATTAAAGCAGTTAAATATTAAAACACTTTATTTAGAGGCAAATAGGCTTAGTGATTTACAAAAAAATATTACCGAGCTAGCTAAGATCTTGCATAAAGAGCAAGCAGGTGAAGAGCTAAAAGCGCGTGTAGAAAAAGAGCTAGCCGCGCTCTCACAAAATCCGCTTAATAAAAGCGCGGTATTTTTATTTTCTAGCAATCCGCTTATGGGCTTTGCTGATAATTCGGTGATTGCTGATATTTTGCGCGTGATTGGCGTGAAAAACCTCACCCCAGAAAGTCAAGTGGCACGCCCTATTATTTCAAGTGAGTTTATTTTAAAAGCAAAGCCTGATATGCTTATCCTTGGCATTGAAGCAAGGGATTCTAAGACCTTGCTTGAGCAAAACCCCGCATTACAGAATCTAGACGCGGCAAAAAATAATCAAATCTTTTTCTATCCGCAAACGCACTCTTTAATGCGCGTAAGTCCTAGCATTGTAGAAAAGATTAAATCCCTGCGCTGCTTTCTTGAAAATAGCTGCCCTGCTAATGCGCCTAGCGCGCGTCATACACAGGCGCACTAG
- a CDS encoding ABC transporter ATP-binding protein, whose translation MSVIKVENLSFRIRGAQILNNISFSVGKGEFVGILGPNGSGKSTLLKHILGILPVQSGSISLFSKPIATYSIKQLSQLIGFVPQKSHITLPLLVRDVLLMGRYSALKGLFASYSSTDLLDLEQVAKALNIESFLNRDVLSLSGGEFQRVLLARALLKKPKILCLDEPTSALDVNFALELLGQCEAFIKNEGISVVAVLHDVNLAALFCHRILFLKAGRLRYMGASEELLESSILKEIYGIACEVITHKSKPHIIISKEC comes from the coding sequence ATGAGTGTAATTAAGGTAGAGAATCTAAGCTTTCGCATAAGAGGCGCGCAGATTCTCAATAATATTAGCTTTAGCGTGGGCAAGGGCGAGTTTGTGGGGATTTTAGGACCAAATGGCTCAGGCAAAAGCACGCTTTTAAAGCATATTTTAGGTATTTTACCTGTGCAGAGCGGGAGTATTTCGCTTTTTTCTAAGCCTATTGCAACTTATAGCATTAAGCAGCTCTCCCAACTTATAGGCTTTGTGCCGCAAAAATCCCATATCACGCTGCCGCTTTTGGTGCGCGATGTGCTGCTTATGGGGCGATATAGCGCGCTTAAAGGCTTATTTGCTAGCTATTCAAGCACAGATTTATTAGACCTAGAGCAAGTAGCCAAAGCACTCAATATAGAATCTTTTTTAAATCGCGATGTGCTTTCACTAAGCGGCGGAGAGTTTCAGCGAGTGCTTTTAGCGCGTGCCTTGCTTAAAAAGCCAAAGATTCTCTGCCTTGATGAGCCTACAAGCGCGCTTGATGTGAATTTCGCCCTAGAGCTTTTAGGGCAATGTGAGGCATTTATTAAAAACGAGGGCATTAGCGTTGTGGCGGTGCTGCATGATGTCAATCTTGCCGCGCTTTTTTGCCATAGAATCTTGTTTTTAAAAGCAGGCAGGTTGCGCTATATGGGTGCGAGCGAGGAGCTTTTAGAATCTAGCATTTTAAAAGAGATTTATGGTATAGCATGCGAGGTGATTACGCATAAAAGTAAGCCTCATATCATCATTTCAAAGGAGTGTTAA